Proteins encoded by one window of Winogradskyella sp. PG-2:
- a CDS encoding YceI family protein, whose product MKKQITLIVFLFSITIYAQEQLKINTNKSEIKWSDEYSFYFGGHNGKINVSKGYFIKSKDVISGGEFIIDMTSITCDDLDDEEANKSLVAHLKNEDFFAVDRFPTAKLVISRVEYHDNTSMKIYANLTIKDITLPIAFQAKVNYETQLMTTKFKIDRQRWGIDYNSKLRDGAIADGIGFEITLSL is encoded by the coding sequence ATGAAAAAACAAATCACATTAATCGTATTTTTATTTAGCATAACAATTTATGCTCAAGAACAACTTAAGATTAACACTAATAAAAGTGAAATTAAATGGTCAGATGAATATTCCTTTTACTTTGGTGGTCATAATGGAAAAATTAATGTCTCAAAAGGCTATTTCATAAAAAGCAAAGATGTCATTTCTGGAGGTGAATTTATTATCGACATGACATCTATAACTTGTGATGATCTTGACGACGAAGAAGCTAATAAAAGTCTTGTAGCTCATCTAAAAAACGAAGACTTCTTTGCAGTTGATCGATTTCCTACAGCAAAATTAGTAATTTCTAGAGTAGAATATCATGATAATACGAGTATGAAGATTTATGCTAATCTTACTATAAAAGATATTACCTTGCCAATAGCTTTTCAGGCAAAAGTGAATTATGAAACCCAACTAATGACGACTAAGTTTAAAATTGATAGACAACGTTGGGGAATAGATTACAACAGTAAATTAAGAGATGGAGCTATTGCAGATGGTATTGGTTTTGAAATCACATTAAGCTTATAA
- a CDS encoding winged helix-turn-helix domain-containing protein produces MVILSCDTSEDADFSELTKIALRDAGNQLLLSQRDSTSLILPVIELNENTYQLAFNEPLTFEPTSLVSIVQESIRRLELPEHYIVEVMQCNDREVAYSYQISVEEEQTIIPCSDRYLPEACYLVKVNFFKLVKPFTISGVLLPLGILLALIGISFLIQKQLKSKNLSPSQNDKNIEKLGSFYFYPEQNKLVKEAEEIALSKKECELLGLFVANPNQIIKRDELTKRLWEDNGVFVGRSLDTYISKLRKKLKSDTSIKLSNVHGVGYKLEVN; encoded by the coding sequence TTGGTTATACTATCATGTGATACATCAGAGGACGCTGACTTTTCTGAGCTTACAAAAATTGCCTTACGAGATGCTGGCAATCAGCTTTTATTATCGCAAAGAGATTCTACTTCGTTAATTCTTCCAGTAATTGAATTAAATGAGAATACTTATCAATTAGCATTTAATGAACCTCTAACTTTCGAACCGACTTCACTTGTTTCAATAGTGCAAGAAAGTATTCGTAGATTAGAATTACCTGAGCATTATATTGTTGAAGTAATGCAGTGTAATGATAGGGAAGTGGCTTATAGTTATCAAATAAGTGTTGAAGAAGAACAGACTATAATTCCTTGTAGTGATAGATATTTGCCAGAAGCTTGTTATCTTGTTAAAGTGAATTTTTTTAAATTAGTAAAGCCCTTTACTATAAGTGGTGTATTACTGCCTCTAGGTATTCTTTTAGCCCTAATTGGTATTTCCTTCTTAATCCAAAAGCAACTAAAATCTAAAAATTTAAGCCCAAGTCAAAATGATAAAAACATTGAAAAGCTAGGTAGTTTCTATTTTTATCCTGAACAGAATAAACTTGTTAAAGAAGCTGAAGAAATTGCACTGTCAAAAAAAGAATGTGAGTTACTAGGGCTTTTTGTAGCTAATCCTAATCAGATTATTAAACGAGATGAACTCACAAAACGTCTTTGGGAGGATAACGGGGTTTTTGTTGGTCGTAGTCTAGATACTTATATTTCTAAACTTCGTAAAAAGTTAAAGAGTGATACTTCAATTAAACTTTCAAATGTTCATGGTGTTGGCTATAAGTTAGAAGTAAACTAA
- a CDS encoding type IX secretion system membrane protein PorP/SprF produces the protein MKKITLYIFLLVMSYSYSQELNLPVWTQYLADNDFVISPTYAGIGDNLKVRANGLTQWVGIKNAPDNQSLYADFRIANRSGVGISAYNDKNGNTRQKGVKFSFAHHLTLDYKTKQFLSFGVSYNINSFRIDIENFNTTYDIPILDPAINGDRAISNNNFDAGILYRFRSFYLSFNANNLISKDTDPYIGLEPDRLLNYQLYSGLVLRSNSNKDVEYEPSVFYQMFDSDKRSATDINFKYRKFNRKGDYYWIGGSYRFLNDQFLKPLNIGPMAGVMVNKFYFAYSYQMTLNDLSGFNSGTHAITIGIDLLQSASNCACTKGTSQSYYR, from the coding sequence ATGAAAAAAATCACACTATATATATTTCTTTTGGTTATGTCTTATAGCTATAGCCAAGAATTAAATTTACCTGTTTGGACGCAATATCTTGCGGATAATGATTTTGTAATATCACCAACTTATGCAGGTATTGGTGATAACCTTAAAGTTAGAGCTAATGGATTAACACAATGGGTTGGTATAAAAAATGCACCAGATAATCAATCACTTTATGCTGATTTTAGAATTGCTAATCGTTCTGGAGTTGGCATATCTGCCTACAATGATAAAAATGGTAATACACGTCAAAAAGGTGTTAAATTCTCGTTTGCCCATCATTTAACTTTAGACTATAAAACAAAGCAGTTTTTATCTTTTGGTGTGTCATATAACATTAATAGTTTTAGAATTGATATTGAAAATTTCAATACCACATATGATATTCCAATTTTAGATCCGGCAATTAATGGTGATAGAGCCATATCAAATAATAATTTTGACGCTGGTATTTTGTACAGATTTCGCTCATTTTATTTGAGTTTCAATGCTAACAATTTAATCTCAAAAGATACAGATCCTTATATTGGTTTAGAACCAGATCGTCTTTTGAACTATCAATTATATTCAGGACTTGTACTTAGAAGTAATAGTAACAAAGACGTTGAGTATGAGCCTTCTGTCTTTTATCAAATGTTTGATAGTGACAAGCGTTCGGCTACAGACATCAATTTTAAATATAGAAAATTTAATAGAAAAGGAGATTACTATTGGATTGGAGGATCTTATCGTTTCCTAAATGATCAATTCTTAAAACCCCTTAATATTGGCCCTATGGCTGGTGTTATGGTTAACAAGTTTTATTTTGCATACTCATATCAGATGACTTTAAATGATTTATCAGGCTTTAATTCTGGTACTCATGCTATAACAATTGGCATAGATTTACTACAAAGTGCTAGTAATTGTGCTTGTACAAAGGGAACTAGTCAGAGTTATTATAGGTAA
- a CDS encoding T9SS type B sorting domain-containing protein: protein MKKPTFSRLVFTAILLCIGVHTYAQNYQPFVPRFDQDLKGDIVLIGNNILGPDNNPFNNNSVYNHNVDMRYIDIDADISTFSSSSADLEIPNPNCYRIIYAGLYWGAVNPGSEPITDVKFKGPIGDYNDITGTVIYDANGSSVDGGDSFSYACFADVTSIVTSYGSGVDLGTYTVANVSSAEGETSTFDPFNGTGQSAGWSLFIVYEDPTLPGKSITSFDGFSAISVPGGNPTLDVPVSGFRTIPAPAPVRANFAFATLEGDSPILGDRLRLNGVSLSTADRPERNFFNSSVTQLSALPVNNRVPNSENTLGFDTGVIAIPNPGNSVISNDATSGTIRLETSGDTYFPYFFAFAVEIIEPNIVLTKIVEDDFGNDIGGQLVGLGSSLNYVIGFQNTGNDDATNFQIRDILPINIIYDHPNDLVLPAGVTVASYNPVTRELVFDIDNSLVEEGDPAYEIRIEAQVVDECNQLADACSNIINNQAFATYNGTLNPSFQITDDPSLNSNTGCLLSPQATNFLADLDCTFTEDIVLCGNSIELTAANDYDSYSWSSSPSGTPVIGTTQTITVNSEGTYYSFNTAIAPCQSIEQEFNVQLFGGDITNPVIPYADEVVICPNDGKLLPNIFLCGADDSRFIETNISDSTSIIWELLDESSCAAVTDTDCANEDAACNWNEVGTGSSFLADSAGQFRLTINYPGGCFNQFYFNVYENLLNATVNSTDIICTTNGNITVSGVPSDYEYSLDGTTYQPSNIFSVNTAGTYTVYIRQIGVPTNPCIFTVPDVLIRDRDFTATTTVNQPLCFSEKGRIQIAANDADPQYSYELYNGATLVNSVGPIVDNNYTFDNLNAGTYTVTLQTENGCTYSEDVTIVEPPILTVTAAITIPLTCSDGEITVYPEGGTPPYFYFVNSTTVFQSVPEIVVTSAGVYNITVVDSNNCSANTTINVDAIPEPDFNITTEDIQCGGSGDTGSLTINVTNPNGNSIEYSIDGGATFVNSSVFTGLITGDYDVVIQYTSGSSVCTTNTQIVTINENTAISGTAELTAGFTCIGNGTITVTNVTGGVAPYTYSIDGVTFQTSNEFSDLTQGTYTISIRDTNDCTSITNEITIDALNPPTDLEFDNSPVTCPSNTSDVTITSTTGGTGVLEYQIIAPTVAATAYQTSNVFSVLEPGTYTFQVRDENECIYSESYTIDPIPTPTVNVVLSEGLDCTVNPDAVITGTITGTAPYTYSVSLNGSSYSPLGATVSPFTYSAVTAGEYQIQITDANGCIAESSVITVNPLSLPEISLVVQGKLILCNGDSNSGLDITIDTTVGTPPYTINVNNDTTGTNYGTQVTNLPAGTYTVTLTDANSCTATETITIDEPDPIAVDHQTVDITCSAGGVSQGSVIINSVTGGTAPYNYFVTGSNGYNNSEINVTGSTSVNFDVVDFGLYQINVVDANGCSVLIQDVLVASPPTDLDINITSTVDCATGGKAIVSVGSSLSSAGPFFFSIYQGPISVYPNPPGSWLPEDAPLSQSATFTGLTPGVTYTFIVYDASTLCSYYEPATTPIPTNSTLTATAVSANNITCTGSADGNVSFTINSSYSSAVNVNYEIFDSLSQVSTGVTGSGSVPANGSLTVSDLGPLSFGNYYVSISETSGPNAGCGIVTPPFNITESAILLNLDATVDQNANCNPNSGVISAIAQDGTAPYQYQITTTATTPLASDTNWASTSVFNMNAGNYYVHAIDGYGCIVSSPVLVLPGDPTPLISAVLTNTCQVTDGNYEIDVTLDTAGIPPYSYSIDGGAFQTQTAPFTLSNLFAGTHTIEIQDVNGCGNLVSVDISEPIDITADVTALPSCNNDDGEITINESGGSGSYTYTISPNPASISLSGNIYSGVPSGIYTATVTDAVTLCTTDVTISVPEAVIPTFTLTPTVVTCFGDNSGAFDINITNYSGAYTYEVFDNLGASVTGVINANTSTNPETVTGMLAGTFSVVITETAIPFCSNTANVIIASPTVDLTLTLSETADVTCNNNQGTITAIANGGWGDYEYELTGDATITYAANNVFTDLSAGTYTVNVRDAEGCIISETITLDEPTPITATFTPSTTLLSCFGDQDASITVTTVTGGQGTNYRYTLNTILPTVSSSGPQTSNTFTDLGVGTYSITITDGFNCEMTSLDIIITEPTPIEANLVLATSQTCTVSSSLTLSATGGTGTYSYSDDSTFTTTLGTFTSSTTFIVSAGTYEYYVRDANGCISSVSNGITIDPLPDLVINLDATNPTINCTGDNNGSISATAQGGLGNYVYTLQDGLGNTIPATQNSPGYFTDLVADDYRVMVESGDCNETTAIITIIEPLAPLDASINVNNITCPGTDNGSVEITASGGTGIIKYAISPQLNQFFENNVFENLSPDDYTIIVQDELGCYLTFDFTIVEPVPVILSIVADSLFPEVCEGEGNGEVSVDISGGSLPYSVSIDNYDGPYTTGTATQTQFEFTGLGGGDHIVYVRDVLGCESSWNITFPEAVIINPELTLEYICENNEQSNILTVTVDDSITDPSDLDYSLDGGTYQTSNIFTNVPIGNGYYIDVRHTNGCIQRTELFDIESYEPVTLTLTESELNEFTAIANGGAGGYQFTMNGEDYGDVNVYTITESGLYTVTVTDSAGCIATAQIELEFEDICIPNWFTPNGDGVTDTWSPGCVENYPNLTFDIFDRYGRKIATYRVGEVWDGRYNGTELPTGDYWFVVKTNDSEYVKEFVGHFTLYR, encoded by the coding sequence TATTAATTGGAAACAATATCCTTGGCCCTGATAATAATCCATTTAATAATAACTCAGTATATAATCATAACGTAGATATGAGATATATTGATATTGATGCTGATATATCAACCTTTAGCTCCTCGAGTGCCGATTTAGAAATACCAAACCCAAATTGTTATAGAATCATCTATGCAGGTTTATATTGGGGAGCGGTAAACCCTGGCAGCGAGCCAATAACTGATGTAAAATTTAAAGGTCCAATTGGAGACTATAATGACATAACTGGTACTGTAATATATGATGCTAATGGTAGTTCTGTAGATGGTGGTGATAGTTTTTCTTATGCTTGCTTTGCCGATGTTACTTCTATTGTTACGAGTTATGGTAGCGGTGTTGATTTAGGTACATATACTGTTGCTAATGTATCATCTGCTGAAGGTGAGACTTCAACATTCGATCCATTTAACGGTACCGGCCAATCGGCTGGTTGGTCATTATTTATTGTTTACGAAGACCCTACGCTTCCTGGAAAATCAATTACAAGTTTTGATGGTTTCAGTGCTATTAGTGTACCTGGTGGAAATCCTACGTTAGATGTACCTGTTTCTGGATTTAGAACAATACCAGCACCAGCGCCAGTAAGAGCAAACTTTGCTTTTGCTACTCTAGAGGGTGATAGTCCTATTTTAGGTGATAGATTAAGACTTAATGGTGTAAGTTTATCAACAGCTGATAGACCAGAAAGAAACTTTTTTAATAGTTCTGTAACACAATTAAGTGCGTTACCTGTTAATAATAGAGTTCCAAATAGTGAAAATACATTGGGTTTTGATACAGGTGTAATAGCAATTCCAAACCCTGGAAATTCAGTTATTTCCAACGATGCGACTTCTGGAACCATTCGATTAGAAACTAGCGGTGACACCTATTTTCCTTATTTCTTTGCATTTGCTGTAGAGATAATAGAGCCAAATATTGTACTCACAAAAATCGTTGAAGATGATTTTGGAAATGATATTGGTGGTCAACTAGTTGGTCTTGGATCTTCACTAAACTATGTTATAGGCTTTCAAAATACAGGAAATGATGATGCTACAAATTTTCAGATTAGAGATATTCTTCCGATTAATATAATTTACGATCATCCAAATGATTTAGTTCTACCTGCTGGTGTTACTGTTGCAAGTTATAATCCAGTCACTAGAGAATTAGTTTTTGATATTGATAATTCACTTGTTGAAGAGGGAGACCCAGCTTATGAAATCCGAATTGAAGCACAAGTAGTTGATGAATGTAATCAATTAGCTGATGCCTGTTCAAATATTATTAATAATCAAGCCTTTGCAACATATAATGGTACTTTAAACCCTTCGTTTCAAATAACGGATGACCCAAGTTTAAATAGTAATACTGGGTGTTTACTCTCACCTCAAGCTACTAATTTTTTAGCAGATTTAGATTGTACTTTTACAGAAGATATTGTGCTATGTGGTAACAGTATAGAATTAACAGCAGCAAACGATTACGATTCTTATTCATGGTCTTCAAGCCCTTCAGGTACACCAGTAATAGGAACTACACAAACCATTACCGTAAACTCAGAAGGTACATATTATTCGTTTAATACAGCTATTGCTCCTTGTCAATCAATAGAGCAAGAGTTTAATGTTCAACTTTTCGGTGGTGATATTACTAATCCTGTAATTCCCTATGCTGATGAAGTGGTCATTTGCCCTAACGATGGGAAGTTATTACCTAATATTTTCTTATGTGGAGCTGATGATTCAAGGTTTATTGAAACAAATATATCAGATTCAACATCTATAATTTGGGAACTCCTCGATGAATCTAGCTGTGCTGCAGTTACAGATACAGATTGTGCTAACGAAGATGCAGCTTGTAATTGGAATGAAGTTGGAACTGGCTCAAGTTTTTTAGCAGATTCTGCGGGTCAATTTAGATTAACCATCAATTATCCTGGTGGTTGCTTCAATCAGTTCTATTTCAATGTTTATGAAAACTTGTTGAATGCAACTGTAAATTCAACAGATATAATTTGTACTACAAATGGAAACATTACAGTTAGTGGTGTCCCTTCAGATTACGAATATAGTTTAGACGGAACGACTTACCAACCAAGTAATATCTTCTCAGTAAATACTGCTGGAACTTATACAGTTTACATTAGACAAATTGGTGTGCCAACTAACCCTTGTATATTTACTGTACCAGATGTCTTAATAAGAGATAGGGATTTTACTGCTACAACTACGGTAAATCAGCCGTTATGTTTTAGTGAAAAGGGAAGGATTCAAATTGCTGCCAATGATGCAGATCCACAATACTCATATGAATTATATAATGGTGCTACTTTAGTAAATAGTGTAGGACCTATTGTGGATAACAATTACACTTTTGATAATCTTAATGCTGGAACTTATACAGTTACATTGCAAACTGAAAATGGATGTACATATTCTGAAGATGTTACTATAGTTGAACCTCCTATACTAACAGTTACAGCTGCCATTACAATACCACTAACATGTTCTGATGGTGAAATTACAGTGTATCCAGAAGGTGGAACACCACCTTACTTTTATTTTGTAAATAGTACAACTGTTTTTCAGTCAGTACCAGAAATAGTGGTTACTTCAGCAGGAGTCTATAATATTACTGTTGTTGATTCTAACAACTGTAGTGCAAATACAACAATTAATGTAGATGCTATACCAGAACCAGATTTTAATATAACTACTGAAGACATTCAGTGTGGAGGGTCAGGAGATACAGGATCATTAACTATAAATGTGACAAATCCTAATGGAAATAGCATTGAGTATAGCATAGATGGTGGAGCAACTTTTGTGAATTCATCTGTGTTCACAGGACTTATAACAGGAGATTATGATGTAGTAATTCAATACACATCAGGATCATCAGTATGTACTACAAATACGCAAATTGTAACAATTAATGAAAATACAGCAATTTCTGGAACAGCAGAATTAACTGCAGGATTTACATGTATAGGAAACGGAACTATAACAGTAACTAATGTTACTGGTGGGGTTGCTCCTTACACATATAGTATAGATGGAGTTACATTTCAAACCAGTAACGAATTTTCAGATTTAACACAAGGCACATATACAATTTCTATTAGAGATACTAATGATTGTACTTCGATTACAAATGAAATTACAATTGATGCTTTAAACCCACCGACAGATTTAGAATTCGACAATTCACCAGTAACATGTCCATCAAACACATCAGATGTTACTATTACATCTACAACTGGAGGAACTGGTGTATTAGAATATCAAATTATTGCACCAACTGTCGCTGCAACAGCATATCAAACATCAAATGTATTTTCAGTATTAGAACCAGGAACCTATACATTCCAAGTTAGAGATGAAAACGAATGTATCTATTCTGAATCTTATACAATCGACCCTATTCCTACTCCAACTGTAAATGTTGTATTATCAGAAGGCTTAGATTGTACAGTAAATCCTGATGCCGTGATTACTGGAACTATTACTGGTACTGCACCATACACTTACTCAGTGTCTTTAAATGGTAGTTCTTATTCACCATTAGGTGCCACAGTTTCTCCATTTACATATTCTGCAGTTACTGCTGGCGAGTACCAAATTCAAATCACAGACGCTAATGGATGTATAGCAGAATCTTCAGTTATAACGGTAAATCCATTATCTCTACCAGAGATTAGTTTGGTAGTTCAAGGAAAACTGATACTATGTAATGGTGATTCAAATAGTGGATTAGATATTACAATAGATACTACTGTTGGTACACCACCTTATACCATAAATGTAAATAATGATACTACAGGTACAAATTATGGAACCCAAGTAACAAATTTACCAGCCGGAACTTATACAGTAACTTTAACTGATGCAAATTCTTGTACAGCAACTGAAACTATTACTATTGATGAACCAGATCCTATTGCAGTGGATCATCAAACTGTTGATATTACATGTAGTGCTGGTGGAGTTTCTCAAGGCTCAGTAATTATAAATTCTGTAACAGGTGGAACAGCACCCTATAATTATTTTGTTACAGGATCAAATGGGTATAATAATTCAGAAATAAATGTTACAGGGTCAACATCTGTAAACTTTGATGTTGTTGATTTTGGTTTATATCAAATAAACGTTGTTGATGCAAATGGATGTTCTGTATTAATTCAAGATGTTCTAGTTGCGTCACCTCCAACTGATTTAGATATTAATATTACTTCAACAGTAGATTGTGCAACAGGTGGTAAAGCTATTGTAAGCGTAGGATCTTCTTTATCTAGTGCTGGACCATTTTTCTTCAGTATTTATCAAGGACCAATTTCTGTATATCCAAACCCACCAGGATCTTGGTTACCAGAAGATGCTCCTTTAAGTCAGTCTGCAACATTTACAGGTTTAACACCAGGAGTTACTTACACATTTATTGTTTATGATGCGTCTACACTTTGTAGCTACTATGAACCTGCAACTACACCTATACCAACAAATTCTACATTAACAGCTACAGCAGTTAGTGCAAATAATATTACCTGTACTGGTAGTGCAGATGGGAATGTATCTTTTACAATTAATAGCAGCTATTCAAGTGCTGTAAATGTAAATTACGAAATCTTTGATTCTTTATCTCAAGTAAGCACTGGTGTAACAGGATCTGGTTCTGTGCCTGCAAATGGCTCATTAACGGTTTCTGACTTAGGGCCATTATCTTTTGGTAACTATTACGTTTCAATTAGCGAAACTTCTGGTCCAAATGCTGGTTGTGGTATTGTTACACCTCCATTTAATATCACAGAATCTGCAATTCTACTTAACTTAGATGCTACTGTAGATCAAAATGCAAATTGTAATCCAAATTCTGGAGTTATAAGTGCTATTGCACAAGATGGAACAGCACCATACCAATATCAAATTACAACAACAGCTACTACTCCACTAGCATCAGACACAAACTGGGCTTCAACAAGTGTATTCAATATGAATGCTGGAAACTATTATGTGCATGCTATAGATGGTTATGGATGTATTGTATCTAGTCCAGTACTTGTATTACCTGGTGATCCAACACCTTTAATTTCTGCTGTGTTAACTAATACATGTCAAGTAACTGATGGTAATTATGAAATAGACGTAACGCTTGATACTGCAGGAATTCCTCCTTACAGTTATAGCATTGATGGAGGAGCATTTCAAACACAAACAGCACCATTTACATTATCTAATTTATTTGCTGGTACACATACTATAGAAATACAAGATGTTAATGGTTGTGGAAACTTAGTTTCAGTTGATATTTCTGAGCCAATAGATATTACAGCTGATGTTACGGCATTACCTTCATGTAATAATGATGATGGAGAAATTACAATTAACGAATCTGGTGGATCGGGTTCATATACTTATACTATTTCCCCAAATCCAGCATCAATAAGTTTAAGTGGAAATATATATTCAGGAGTACCATCAGGAATTTATACTGCAACGGTAACCGATGCTGTAACATTGTGTACAACAGATGTTACAATTTCTGTTCCAGAGGCTGTAATTCCAACATTTACATTAACTCCAACTGTGGTCACTTGTTTTGGTGATAATAGTGGAGCTTTCGATATTAATATTACAAATTATTCAGGAGCTTACACATATGAGGTCTTTGATAACTTAGGTGCTTCGGTTACTGGAGTTATAAATGCAAACACATCTACAAACCCTGAAACTGTAACAGGAATGCTAGCTGGTACCTTTTCAGTAGTAATAACTGAAACTGCAATACCATTTTGTTCTAACACAGCAAATGTAATTATAGCTTCACCTACAGTAGACTTAACACTCACACTTTCTGAAACTGCTGATGTCACTTGTAATAACAACCAAGGTACAATTACTGCTATTGCAAATGGTGGTTGGGGAGATTATGAGTATGAATTGACTGGTGATGCAACTATTACGTATGCAGCAAACAATGTATTTACGGATTTATCAGCTGGAACATATACTGTAAATGTTAGAGATGCAGAAGGTTGTATTATTTCAGAAACTATAACATTAGACGAACCTACACCAATTACAGCAACGTTTACTCCAAGTACAACTTTGTTATCGTGTTTTGGTGATCAGGATGCAAGTATAACAGTAACAACAGTTACTGGTGGACAAGGCACTAATTATAGGTATACACTTAATACTATTTTACCAACCGTGAGCTCATCTGGGCCGCAAACATCTAATACGTTTACCGATTTAGGTGTTGGTACTTACTCTATTACAATTACGGATGGTTTTAATTGTGAAATGACATCATTAGATATCATAATTACTGAGCCAACACCAATAGAGGCAAATTTAGTTTTAGCTACCTCACAAACATGTACTGTTTCTTCATCTTTAACCTTAAGTGCAACAGGTGGAACAGGAACTTATTCATATAGTGATGATAGTACATTTACTACAACATTAGGAACATTTACATCATCAACTACATTTATTGTATCTGCTGGCACTTATGAATATTATGTAAGAGATGCTAATGGCTGTATATCTAGTGTTTCAAACGGAATAACAATAGATCCATTACCAGACTTAGTGATCAATTTAGATGCTACTAATCCTACAATTAATTGTACAGGTGATAATAATGGCTCTATTTCAGCAACTGCACAAGGTGGACTTGGAAATTATGTGTATACGCTTCAAGATGGTTTAGGAAACACTATTCCTGCAACACAAAATAGTCCTGGTTATTTTACGGATTTGGTTGCTGATGATTATAGAGTTATGGTAGAAAGTGGTGATTGTAATGAAACTACTGCAATAATAACTATTATTGAGCCTTTAGCACCACTTGATGCTTCTATTAATGTGAATAATATTACATGTCCAGGAACAGATAATGGATCTGTAGAAATTACAGCATCTGGTGGAACTGGCATTATCAAATATGCAATTTCACCGCAATTAAATCAATTTTTTGAAAATAATGTTTTTGAAAATCTTTCGCCAGATGATTATACAATAATTGTTCAGGACGAATTGGGTTGTTATTTAACTTTTGATTTTACAATTGTTGAGCCTGTACCAGTAATTCTGAGTATTGTAGCGGATTCATTATTCCCTGAGGTATGTGAAGGTGAAGGTAACGGAGAAGTTAGTGTAGATATTTCTGGCGGAAGTTTACCATATAGTGTCAGTATAGATAATTATGATGGTCCTTATACAACAGGAACTGCAACACAAACACAATTCGAATTTACAGGATTGGGCGGTGGAGACCATATCGTATACGTACGTGATGTATTGGGTTGTGAATCATCATGGAATATTACATTCCCGGAAGCTGTAATCATTAATCCAGAATTAACTCTAGAGTATATCTGTGAAAATAATGAGCAAAGCAACATTCTTACCGTAACTGTAGATGATTCTATTACTGATCCTTCAGATTTAGATTATTCGTTAGATGGTGGTACATACCAAACCAGTAACATCTTTACAAATGTACCAATAGGAAATGGTTATTATATAGATGTGAGGCATACCAATGGTTGTATTCAGAGGACAGAACTATTTGATATAGAGAGTTATGAACCTGTTACTTTAACTCTTACTGAAAGTGAATTGAATGAGTTTACAGCTATTGCTAATGGAGGTGCTGGTGGTTATCAGTTTACTATGAATGGTGAAGATTATGGTGATGTTAATGTTTATACAATTACTGAATCTGGTTTGTATACAGTAACAGTTACTGATAGTGCTGGATGTATTGCTACAGCTCAAATAGAATTAGAGTTTGAAGATATCTGTATTCCTAATTGGTTTACACCTAATGGAGATGGTGTAACTGACACTTGGTCACCAGGATGTGTAGAAAACTATCCAAATTTAACCTTCGATATTTTTGATCGCTATGGTCGGAAAATAGCAACCTATCGTGTTGGTGAAGTTTGGGATGGAAGATACAATGGTACAGAGTTACCTACAGGAGATTATTGGTTTGTAGTAAAAACTAATGATTCTGAATATGTTAAAGAATTTGTTGGACATTTTACCCTTTATAGATAA